The window GGCTCTTGACACCAATATCGAATGCTCCAAATGGATCACctgagtatatatataccgcTGCACATTGTAGTGCCCGCTCAGTTATAGAGCGATGTTTTGGTGCACTCAAATCGGTATGGAGATGCTTGTCACATGTGAGTTTGTGGTCAGAATAGTCAACAGTTATAAACTCAATTTAGAGCGAATTATTCTCATTgtcgttttatatttttttctacttcagCAACGTTTATTAATGTACGAGCCTGATATGGCGGGAAGAATAATCAATGCTTGTGCCATGTTGCATAATATGCGTTTGCATTATCGAATACCATTTAAAGAGATCGCCGAGGAAGATGTCGCACAGGCTAATGCTATGCCAGCACCCGGACCTTATATTGCTGAACCTCTTGAAGGAAGAGCACGCCTTGCTGAGGGACGCCGTGTACAACAGCAACTTATCCGAGACAACTTTATGCACTTGTAGTTGGCGGTGTATATGTGACTTATATGTGACTGataacgaattttatattctcaaaatacttttgagcATTACTGTATGTTTGTGGTGAGACTTGATAGATATACATATCTTATACCATATCTCTAGCGTTGAGATGTCCTGTACGTGAcgaaaattgtatataatttgaatttttttgaatgagAAAGAGCGTGTGAGTTTAAATTTGTATTGTTTCCTTAAAGTCTACTGtctttcatcgatttttcgcTATGAAAAGTAACTTTTGTGATTTACTCTTTTAAGGTTTCCATGGCAATCCTAcggaatttaagaaaaaacgaacaaaaaaatgtgcatAACCTACCAAAAAAGATGGgcgttcaaaaaaattaagaactTTATTTAACCTGAACTCATTCggcgtttttattttacatctcAATTTCTGAGCATGTCACTGGCACAAAATTCTTAAAAACAAAACCACGTCCGTGTGTAAGAAATCATACATAAAGTttcatattataaaaaaaaaaaatttactaagAATATGATGGAGATTAATGGAATCCTGTCATCGCTACCGCTATTGAATTTAGAGCCTGGCATATCTGCCTCTTCACTTCTAATTTATCTTTCTCCAGCTCCAGTCGTTTGGCTTCGTTATTTGCAGACATTAGCATCGCCTGTGACATTCTCTAAAACATATAAGTACAAATATTTGCACAATTCCACTGGCATAATAATTTGCAGATTGATTTATTCATACACAGTTTAAACAGAAATACCTCAAGTATTTCGTTCTGCTTTTGTTGCATTTCTACATCAGTCTTAAAGACATCATCTCTTCTTTTGTTTTGCTTCTTGCGCAAGGCTCTGACTGGGTGTGTGGCTGTTTTTATCTTTGGGGTTGTCTACTGCAATGATGGGTGTGCCAGTGTGTGCGATGATGATGCTATGCCATCATCACTGCAGACAACTTCTACCAATGTTTTGGGTTCTGAAAGGTGCTTTAATTCATCAGCTTCTTGTATGGTGTGTTCCTCCTCCTGTCCTATTGCCGTGTCTGATTCTACGAATAAAACACGTTGCCACAGCATCGTATCATACATCATTATTGTTAGTAATACACGTGGCTGCTCGGGACATACGCTTACCAATTGTGGTGTTTGTCGAAACTATGTTGTATTCTTCGAATACTGATATACGAGTAGGTATCTCGGTTTAACACCGACTCGTCTGCTTCCCGCAGTTGTGTAATTGCAGACTGAAATATGTACATGAATAAACATGTTTGGCTTTTCAATCATTTAAATGGAAGGGATTAATTTGTATACCATTTATGAGGGCTGAGCTAGAGCAGTTGATCCGACATAAATGAGTTCCTTTGTTCAGCGTTAAATTTAACTTATTTTAATACTATCAGTTATTATCGTTCATTcacacatatttttcaaattatttgccATAATTTTGATCTCGTCTTGTACTCGGTAAATAATCTATCTAAAAGAATATCTTCTGTAAGCAGTTTTTGTATTTAATGTTCTCATTACATACCATCTCTTCAGGCATCGAATCAGGTACCCTGCACCCTTCTGTTACAACAGGTCCTATCAATCCGAGGATCATTAAATCTTCCTCCGATAGCGTATTACTATCAACAGGAAAATTGCCAGTTTTAATGCGGGCATTTTTAAGGCTGACAGCTTTGGCTCTGACTCGAGTTTTTACATCCTTCCAAACCTAAAAAATGCCATAAGAACTGTTCTTCAAAAACAGAGTTTCCACCGTCACAAAACTTTCAGTCTCgttttaaaacttttatttcagttCTGGTAGAAACTTGGtgaatgagaataaaaaaatttacctatTATGGTTTCATCTAGAAGTAAATTATACTAACTGCAAATAAAcagtgttaaaaaaatcaacgttttTATAAGGAATAAAGGTTTTCGAAGTTTACTCACTTTCTGCCACTGAATTTGAGTTTTCTCAAACCCTAAGGAGTTCAATTCCCTtgtcagtgccttccacaattcgtctcctttttcttttcctcgagCACCTATAAGCCGTCCTGCTGCAAACTCTCTAtggttatacatatattcaatcAAATATTTCCTTTGCTTACTGTTGTGCTTGTGGGAACGTTTTGCTGCTTCAGTAGGACTGTAACAAATCCATGTTCATATTGTGACATCATAAAACCTGCCATTATCATCTTATAAATATGCCTAGTCTTATAACGTCTTataacagattttttaaatagcAATTTTGTGAATAAATGTAGCTAACAGAAGTAACACACAGaacaatgaaacaaaacttttCTAGAGATCATAATTAAGGTTATGATCtcttatatattaatataaatgtattatttcattacttatgtattaatttcatataaatattaatctCATATATTATTTCCTTACTTACTTCATTTTGTACGTTGATTCTTCACAAATTTcgaaatcacaaaaattttgatggtTTATTTATGCAATACAATGCAACAAAACTGCAAATACAATGTAACATGAAAAAACTGTTATATCGCCGCCTGACAAGTCTAGGCTCACGGCTTCCTTTAGAACGGGAGGTTCAAACCACGGTTTGAACGCAACCATTGCGCCGGCGAAACAGCTTGCTTGTAACGCCTGACGCAAAATAGCACCCGGTACAGAATCGCTTTTTATAATAGCGTCGCTTTCGCAAGCGACCTTTCGTGTTGCGTCGCTTCATAGCGACCCTTCATTGCGTCTAGTACAGAATCGACCTCCTGGTCAGCGAACGCTGCCGCGAACGTGTGCGTGATTGGCTCGGCTGGTCGTCCACCTTCCGCTGGATTGCCGCGATGTCCTGCTGGTGCTGATTCTGCATGGCCACGGCGGTAGCCAGGCTTGCCGTTACTTGCTCGACCAAGGCTTGGAGACTACCCGCACTCCCCGCGTACTCAGCGACCTGGTGGCGCGGAGTTGCGTCGGCGATGGCATTGCCTAACTCGGCAACCGTATCCAGGTTCGCGGTCGTTTGCGTAGCGAGGATAGCCTGCATCGACGAGGGTAGCCTGCCGAGCCACAGCGAGCGCATGAGGCTCTCCGGTACAACGACGCCTGCTAGCGCCTGACGATGCCGTAGAAATTGCGAGGGCTTGCGGTCACCCATCTCCTCGTGCTCGAGTAATCGCCGCGTCTTCTGTTCCTGCGACGCGCTGAGACGACGGATTAGTtccgtttttaatttttcatactgGGCGGCCGCGTAAGAATGTCCCGCACTTCCGCGGTGTATTTCGTGTCTATATTGCCTGCGACGTAgctaaattttgtttcgtcttCCACCACCCCCGCTAACGCGAACTGGCTCTCGACTTGTGTGTGTTACGTTCCGAGAGGAACGTTCCGAGTCGACTCTGATTCGCCGCGTGATTTAAATTGTTCTCCTGACTTACGTAGTTGGTGTATGTAAATCTCGGGAATCCGCTGATCAGCTCCTCAGATCTTCTCGTTCAACTCGCCTACAATTCTGAAAGTTCGTTAGGTAGGGCTCGTGCCAACCATCActatgcgtgattgaaataattatttatgacaACACTTGGgttaattacacatttattaacgGTCTCCTTTTAGTTCTCGATGGTAGGTTTACAATCGTGGTACAGATTGGTGTTAATCACTATCGCAGTGACAAACTGTTAACAAGTCTCGAAGGTTCTGAATGacttataatgattttattctaGGATTTCGGTAGAGGTCTGATCTGTTCTCTATGATGTCTGAAGTTCTTCTAATTATTCTGTTTTTGGGAAGGTTGACTTAGAGGGAAAATAGGAGGAGTTCAAAAGGAGTCGCGGTTTCTCGCGGGTCTCGGATGATTGGTTgaggatgatgaaaaaattgggggTAAGGTTTCTGGTTCGTGCGTGGGATCTCGGTGGTGGATTGGCGCGAGGTGATTGGTTAAGAGAAGCAAGCGGCGAAGCGCTGACTGGTCTTGTTTTCGTTAAAATAAGGGCGCTATCCTGAATTCTAGGAATAGGGGTTTCTTTCTCTGTGAGCTATCCGTGATTTATCTTCCCTCGTTTCCGGTGTTTTGTCTTTTTGGTTATCTTATCTGTTGGAGGTTTATTATTTTGGGTTATTACGgttgaatgggaaaaaatgtatatataacatgtatgtatgaattTGACTGATGAAATAACGGTTAATCTAGCGCGTGAGAACTGTTgatataagaatttggacGTTGTGATGGTAACTAAGTGCGTTGGTATTAATCTACGACTATCGGTAAGAGCACGTAGGGCTCTCTTATGGTAACTGCACGCTGGTCAGGTAGAGCGCAGAGAGGGCGCCGCCGTGGATACCGGCTGGCACGTAACATGTGAACCACATCTCCGGGTCTGCGGGCCAAAACGGTGGAATACGCACAGCGACTCGGTCTAGCGCAGCTCGCACGTCGGTTACAGCGTCTGCCGGCATCTTACACGATCTGGTGGCTATATCCGGTCACCAATACCACTCAAAGTTTGCAGCTAAAATACAAGTTCACTAATCCTAGCActcacaataaaaatttaacacagCCTGACACGAGAAAGAGTATGGATCGCGTCAAATCACGTCGGGATCACCAATTTGTGGTGCTATCGGGAGGTTAGGAAACGGATGACGCCAGAGATTGTGCTTGATAGTGATATGGTATTGACAAACTGTTTATTATTAGAGATATCGAGTTACAAGAATGGGATGGTATAATAGAAATGCGAAAACAGGGAAAAAGACGAAGCTAGTTGGTAGATGCGTATGCGCAAAGAGCACGGCGAAGACTTGTTACAGATGAGGGAAAAATGCAGGCTCGCCCCCGAGTCGAGGCCAAGGGTCGCGTCGCGCCATAAATGCCACATTTCGGGAAATTCCCGGCGCGGTCAAACCCTTGGCCCTCGGCTAGTGCGGCGAGGCCCGGACACGCGAAAGTTAAATGTAAAGGGCAATGGTTGTTAGAAGACAGAAatggagaaaaggaaatattttaatgattATTCGCCGGCTTGCCGGTGGCGGGTGTCCGCCACacgatttgataaatttttggttcaggaatttcttttcctttagCAATACTGGCCCAAAGTAATCCACGCCCACACGCAAAAATGCCGCCGTCCCGTTCACACGTGCCTGAGGTAGATCAGCCATTTGACTTTCCAGCGGAACCGGCCGGTGTCTGAGACATCGGACGCATTTCCGGATGATGTTCTGTACCTGGTTTTTCCCATCGAGCAGCCACAGCCCTCTCTGTCTTATGGTGCACAGTGTGCTCTGAATGCCGGCATGATATGCACGTTCGTGCGTTTCCTTGATAATCATGTCGGTAACGGGATGATGTGTCGGCAAGAAGATCGGGTGTTTTTGCTCATAGGGAATCTCAGCCCTTTTCAGACGTCCTCCGACGCGAAGAAGCCCATGCTCGTCGATGAACGGATTCAGCGAGGCAAATTTGTAGTCTTTGACAGTTTCCTTATTCATGATCCTGTCGATGTCCTTCGAGAATTGGTTCCTCTGGATtagttgcaaaattttatttttgacggCCATCTTTTCTGTTGTCTCAATTTCTCGTTTTGTGTACTTCTTAGGTGTTCATATACGCAAACAGTATGCAACTACCCTCGTTAATTccaaataagaagaaaatcgGGCAAACAGGTCGTAACTCTCCGGTTGTGAAACGAAGCATAGATTCTTCTTGAAACCGAGGGAGGCGGTGACGGTGATTTCGGTGTTCTCTGGCCATTCCTCTTCAGAGTTGATCAGTCAACTGGGCCCTGCAAACCACGAGTTGTTCCGCAAAAAATCCTTGGGAAGTTGACCGCGCGATAACCCGTCCGCGGGATTTTGCTCACCCT is drawn from Neodiprion fabricii isolate iyNeoFabr1 chromosome 3, iyNeoFabr1.1, whole genome shotgun sequence and contains these coding sequences:
- the LOC124178225 gene encoding putative nuclease HARBI1 is translated as MSTITNLSYYLGDSGYPLEPWLLTPISNAPNGSPEYIYTAAHCSARSVIERCFGALKSVWRCLSHQRLLMYEPDMAGRIINACAMLHNMRLHYRIPFKEIAEEDVAQANAMPAPGPYIAEPLEGRARLAEGRRVQQQLIRDNFMHL
- the LOC124178623 gene encoding uncharacterized protein LOC124178623 isoform X2; this encodes MNPTEAAKRSHKHNSKQRKYLIEYMYNHREFAAGRLIGARGKEKGDELWKALTRELNSLGFEKTQIQWQKVWKDVKTRVRAKAVSLKNARIKTGNFPVDSNTLSEEDLMILGLIGPVVTEGCRVPDSMPEEMSAITQLREADESVLNRDTYSYISIRRIQHSFDKHHN
- the LOC124178623 gene encoding uncharacterized protein LOC124178623 isoform X1, which translates into the protein MNPTEAAKRSHKHNSKQRKYLIEYMYNHREFAAGRLIGARGKEKGDELWKALTRELNSLGFEKTQIQWQKVWKDVKTRVRAKAVSLKNARIKTGNFPVDSNTLSEEDLMILGLIGPVVTEGCRVPDSMPEEMSAITQLREADESVLNRDTYSYISIRRIQHSFDKHHNW